One genomic window of Centropristis striata isolate RG_2023a ecotype Rhode Island chromosome 20, C.striata_1.0, whole genome shotgun sequence includes the following:
- the cnrip1b gene encoding CB1 cannabinoid receptor-interacting protein 1b isoform X2 — protein sequence MADVPQLVKIGISLKMLPNNTAVHFKSDGARFGQTRTIKLLTGSKYKIEVVVKPGAVEATSMSVGGVTFPLEQQSKDPQSVVYTGQYDTEGVAHTKSGERQPVQISIQFTEAGMFETVWQVKYYNYNKRDHCQWGNSFNSIEYECKPNDTRTLMWVNKEMFV from the exons ATGGCCGACGTCCCTCAACTCGTAAAAATTGGGATTTCCTTGAAGATGCTTCCCAACAACACAGCAGTTCACTTCAAATCAGACGGCGCCAGGTTCGGACAGACCCGGACCATCAAGCTGCTGACCGGGTCCAAATACAAAATCGAGGTGGTCGTTAAACCAGGAGCGGTGGAGGCCAC CTCGATGAGTGTGGGTGGAGTGACTTTTCCCCTGGAGCAGCAGTCCAAAGACCCCCAGTCAGTGGTCTACACTGGTCAGTATGACACAGAAGGAGTGGCACACACCAAGAGTGGAGAGAGGCAACCAGTTCAAATCAGCATACAG TTCACAGAGGCCGGAATGTTTGAAACAGTGTGGCAGGTGAAGTACTACAACTACAACAAGAGGGACCACTGCCAGTGGGGAAACAGCTTCAATAGCATCGAGTACGAGTGCAAACCCAACGACACGCGCACGCTCATGTGGGTCAACAAGGAGATGTTTGTCTGA
- the cnrip1b gene encoding CB1 cannabinoid receptor-interacting protein 1b isoform X1, translated as MCDSWRDGWANGLKKVCWYRVQRACSRTANLIAFNSDNASVMKGQPHVQDLGCTCHLVQLTTCCGIRAAQVPVEDILVGIYTHFDKSAKRCEVFKEFVDSPHSDQLKLLRYCSTRWLSLLICIQRVLNQWDAIQIGWPTSTVMRRWRGALKCVIWQAICVIQS; from the exons ATGTGTGATAGCTGGCGTGATGGTTGGGCTAATGGATTGAAGAAGGTTTGTTGGTATAGGGTCCAACGAGCATGTAGTAGGACGGCTAACCTGATTGCCTTTAACTCTGATAATGCGAGTGTTATGAAAGGCCAGCCCCACGTCCAGGACCTTGGCTGCACTTGCCACCTGGTACAGCTGACCACTTGCTGTGGCATCAGAGCAGCCCAGGTACCGGTGGAAGACATCCTGGTGGGGATATACACCCACTTTGATAAAAG TGCAAAAAGATGTGAAGTCTTCAAAGAGTTTGTAGACTCTCCTCATTCAGACCAGCTGAAGCTCCTCAGGTACTGCAGCACCAGATGGCTGAGTCTGTTAATCTGCATCCAGAGGGTGCTGAACCAGTGGGATGCAATACAGATAGGATG GCCTACTTCAACAGTCatgaggaggtggagaggagcgTTAAAGTGCGTGATCTGGCAAGCCATTTGCGTGATCCAATCGTGA